The genomic interval TTCTGCAATAGTCGTTGTCGGAAGCAAAGGAGAAGTACAAATAAATCCAAGAAATCTAATGTCAAAAGATGCAAGAATAATGGGCTTCGTATTGTTTAATGCGAAAAGCGATGAGCTATTAGATATACACAGCAATCTCTTCAAGCTATTTTCCTCAAAAAAGGTGCTACCTCCAGTAATAGGTAAAACGTTCAACTTAAGAGATGCAAAGGAGGCACATGCCTTAGTCGAGAGGGGATCGTACGGAAAAGTAATACTAAAACCAGATAGTTAAAAGATAGACTATCTTTTTTTGTCAAATTCATTATAAAATATATCAAATGGAATTAGATTTTTATTATGAAAAAGATAAAAAAGAAAGAGAAAATTTTGTAGTCTATCATCTACGCGATCGACTTCTTTACGGTCGCAAGATTTTGTTTGAAAGAACAATATCAGGTCTTATTGATCCTCTTCAGGTAGAAAACTATCTAAACAGGTTGTACAGAGAGGTTTGTTCTGACATTCTAAAGATTTGCATAATCGAGTCCAAAGAAGAAGATTTTACTGAAGAGGATATATGCATAGCTGCTGTTGGTGGATTTGGCAGGTGTGAAATGGCACCCTATTCAGATATAGATCTGGTTTTCTTATCCCAGAATGAAGAGGGCCCATTTTTAGACAACGTTTTGAAAAGAGGCTATAGGCTTTTATCAGACATTTTTTTTGGCATAGCTTTAGAAGTTGGATACAGTTTTAGAACTACAGAGATAAGACACATCGACCACATCACTAGAACAAGCTTTCTTGATTCGAACATCATATCGGGCGATAACAACACGTTTCAGGAATTTAAAAGAAATTTTTGGAACAGGCTGAATCTTACCGAGTTTATATTTGCAAAATTATCAGAAAGGGAAATAGCCTCCTATAAATTTGGCGACAACCCATATCTTCTAAGCCCCAACTTAAAAGAATGCAAAGGAGGCCTTAGGGATTATCATACGTTTAAGTGGATTTTTCAGAGCAGATTCGCTCTGTCTCACTGTTCTATAGCAAAAGATATCGAAAATACTTCTATTTTAGATAAAAATGACATAAACGAACTTGAATCAAGTTATCGCTTTCTTCGGAAAATAAGGATTTTATTGCACATAGTAGCAAGGAAGAGGCAGGATTACCTTTCAAAAAATTATCAGCCAAGAATAGCAGAATTTTTAGGGTATGAAAACTCGGTTGAGTTTATGAAAGAACTTATACATTGCCTACAAAATATATCTGAAATATCCACAAGGGGGATAAAAAAGATACTCCAGGAAGGATTTCAAATTACAAGTTGTTTTTCAATAAAGGGAAATTATATTACATATCAGTACAATGCGCCTATTCAGATTTTTAAATTTGATTTTCTAAGAGCTTTTGAATACAAATCGCTTTATGACCTTGAGCTATCAATAGATCTCGAAGAGGAAATTATCAAACAGCGCCATAGGTTAAAACCAAACAACGAAACTATGAATCTATTTCTCAAAATTCTTAAAAATGGCAGAAATAAAGCATCTATATTAAGGAAAATGCAATCTTTAGGATTATTTGAAATATTAATACCAGAATCAAAAGAGATTTTTTTCACACTACCAAAAGACCCTATGCATGAATTTACAATTGGCGAACACACAATGGTAATGATCGAAACCCTTGAGATGTTCGAAAGAGGAGATTTTGGTCAGGAAATATCTGAAATATTTAACTCTCTATCGGATCCACTCGCCCTGTATCTTGCTGCCCTATTTCATGATATAGCCAAATTGAAGGCATCCGAAAATCACGACGTTGAAGGGGCAAAAATATTTTCTAATTGGGCTAAGAAGACGAGATTAGATAAAAATATTATTAGCAATATTAACTTTATTATTGCCAATCATCTTCAGATGGTTAGAATTTCAAGATTAAGAGATCTCCATAGACAAGAAACTATAGACGAGTTCACACAACTTGTATCAGACAGCGAAAGACTAAAAAATTTATATCTTATTTCTTGTGCCGATTTGTACTCATTGTCGAAAAAGAAACCGAGCCCGATATCTATTTATCAATTAAATGAGCTATTTAAAAAGAGCCAAGCAAGTCTGCTCAAACCGACATCAAATGAAAATTTTGGGGATTTGTTTAAGAAAAATATAAGAAAGAACCTGTTAAACAAAGAAGAGATCAATCTCTTCATTGACAATATACCAGCCACATATCTAATGAACTTGCCTCAGGAGACTATAGCATTCCACCTGGATCTAATTTCCAAGTTAAAAGAGGCTACCCCCCAGGTATATTTTGAAGAATCTTTAAACAAGGATTTTTCTAAAGTTACGATTGCTGCGCACGAAATAGACGGGCTTCTCTGGAAAATTGCAGCAGTATTTTATGCGCACAATCTCGATATTCACACAGCCGAGCTATACAGGTTTACGACAAACCCCCCTGTGATTATTAACGAAATATGGACGACTTTTAAAAGCCGACCAGTGCCAGAATACCTTGCACAAACAATACAAAAAGATTTAAAGGATACGCTTAGTTTAAAAAAAGAAATTTTCGAACTTCTCAAACAGAAAAATAAAGATATAGAATTTCCAGTAAAATTATTTAACGTTAATTGTCTAAACAACATATCTCCAAAGTCGACTGTCATAGAAATAGTTGCCGAAGACAGACATGGGCTTCTATATAGGATCACACAAACTTTGACTTCTTTAGGGCTCTATATCCAAACAGCAAAAATCTCCACATGGGAAGGAAGAGCAGAAGATGCATTTTATATTACGAAAGAAAACAATCTAAGACTTAGCGAGCAAGAATGTCAGGAATATATAAAGAAGATAACACACCACATATAGCTTTTCACTGCTTAAAGCCGACAGAGCCATACACTGTGAGGAGGAAAATACAATAGAGATAAAGAAAATGATTGAAGATTTTTCAGAAATTAGTTTAAAAAAAGATGAAATTTTTCGTTCTGGATATTCAGAAGAAGAGGATCTCGCTATAAGATTTGTTTCAAATTTGCTTCCAAAGGAATTTGAGATTAAAACCGACAACATAGGTAACCTAATAGCAATATACAATCAAGATCCATTGACCCCAAAGGTTCTTTTAGGAATACACCTTGATACCATGCCATTTAGCGGCAAATATTCATCATCGCTACCAACAATTATTGCAATTGAATCAATAAATAAATTATTTGAAGAGGATTTTCACCCAAAAAGGCCACTTGGATTAATAATCTTCAGAGGAACATCTCCAATCAGGTTCTCGCGCGGATGCATTGGCTCAAGAGGAGCTGTGGGCGAATTAAACGAAAAAGATTTATATCTTTCTGACAAGGATGGAGTCTTATTGCAGGATGAAATCCTAAAAAGAAGTTTGGGCCTTTCAAGCAGTTTCCCCACTTTTTTCAAGGACGATATACATACATTTTTAGAACTTGAGAGCGACTTCTCAGGCATATTAGAAGAAAAAGGTACTCCTATCTGCACGGTAAAAAATCAACAAGGTCCTGTAATTTTAAAATTATCTATTATTGGAGGAGTGCAATATACATGCTGCACCCCATTTGGCTTAATTAAGGGCCCCTTAAACGCCTTTACAAAAATTTTAGACTTCCTTTACAAGACACTTAAAGAAAATAATTTGTTTGGAGGGATGTACGATATCAATATGGAACCAAAAGTTATGGGCGTATTTCCGACGAGAATAAATTTTACACTCGATCTTAGATCTCCAGATCTAAAGCTAAGAAGCGAACTTCTCAACAAGGTAAAATCTGAGATTAACAGGATCTCAGAAGATGAAAACTGTCAAATCGATATCTTAAGTCAAAATTCAAATTCACCGCATATATTTTCAGATAGTTTTATTGATATTTCAAATAAAATATTTTTAAAAAACGATATTAAACCAATAATGATTGACACGGGGATACTTTCAAATGCAAGGTGGATGAGCCTTGTAAGTCAACAAACAGGGATGTTGTTATTAAAGTACAAAAGAGGAAATTCGCCGAAAAAAGAGGAAGTAGATGAAAATGATATAATCCTAAGTATCGATATAGTTAGTGAAATTCTAAAGGAGTTGATTTGCTTATGAACGTTGGACCATGGTTGATAATACTGACTGGTCTTTCAGGAGCTGGCAAATCTCAGGCATTGCATGCGCTCGAAGACTTAGGCTTCTTTTGTATAGACAATTTGCCACCTTTTTTGCTGCCCGAACTTACAAGATTTTCTTTTTCACCAAAGTTCCCAATTTCTCGTATGGCAGTTGTTATTGATATCAGAGGAAAGACTCTTTTCCCTGACTTACAAAATATCTTAAATAAAATAAAAGAACAACCGATAAATATCACCACTCTTTTTTTAGAAGCTAGTGATGAAGTACTCATCAGAAGATTTTCAGAAACAAGAAGGCGCCATCCACTATCACAAGAGGGAGGTTATCTCTCGGCTGGAATAATAAAAGAGAGAGAGATGCTCTCTCCTATTAGAGAGATGTCTGACATAGTAATAGACACTTCTTATATGAGAGTAAATCAACTGAAAGAAAGGCTAAGAACATACTTTACATCTGAGGAAGAGCAGATTTTCAATACAACCCTTCTTTCATTCGGCTTTAAATACGGTATACCAATGGATGCGGATATGATTATTGATGTAAGATTTTTACCAAATCCATTTTATGAAGAACATCTTAAAAATTTGACAGGCATGGACGCATCTGTCGAAGACTTTATATTATCAAAGGATGTCACAAAAAATTTCCTAAAGGTGCTAGACCCATACCTTCTCTTTTTCCTTCCAAAGTGCATGGAAGAAGGCAAAAGTAACGTAACTATCGCAATAGGCTGTACGGGCGGCGAACACAGATCTGTTACAATAGTCCGTGAAATAGCAAGAAAATACAGGAATTTGGGTTTCAAGATCTTTGAATGGCACAGAGATTTGAAAATTGGGGGAAACAACTAAAAATATGAGTTTTAGACCATTAAAATGGCTCAGGTGGCTAACCCCTGGCCTAAAAATTAAAAGATGGATTTTTCTTGGCTCGTTCTCATTATTATTAATTGTTACAAGCCTTATACTCTCACTTGAATCCATTCCAATAACGAGAACATTTGTAAAGAGTTTGTCATACTTTATCCATGACATATCTTCAAAGATACCAATTCAAATAATCGCATTATTGCTATTCTTAATAGGTTTCGTGGCCTTAATATATTCTATTAGAGGGCTTGTAAAACAAATTGTTAAACCTATGCAGATTGGAGCAAGAAGGGATGTAGTAGATCTCCTTTGGCTCGAGAGGCAGGTAAAAAAGAGGCCGCATGTGGTTGTAGTTGGAGGAGGGACGGGCCAATCCACAGTTCTTAGAGGCCTAAAATATTATCCGATAAATTTAACTGCCATAGTTACACCGTTTGATGATGGTGGCTCTTCTGGGTTTATCAGAAGAGAGTTGGGGTTTCTCCCTCCAGGAGATATAAGAAATTGTTTGGCAGCGTTGTCACTTCAAGAAGACCTGCTTGGCGCTGTTCTGCAATACAGGTTCAAAGGGATACCAGGTCTGGAAGGGCACCCAGTAGGTAACATCTTATTGGCTGCTGCAACTGAAATAACTGGAGATTTTCTGAAGGCCATTAATATGGTTGAAAAAATAATCTCAGCAAGAGGGCATGTTATACCGTCAACATTCTTTAATACAAAACTTTGTGCAAAATTAAAGAATGGCTCAATCGTAGAAGGGGAATCAAACATCTCAAAAAGCATTTATCCAATTGAAAATGTATTCCTTGATCCTGAACCTCCAAGCGCTTATCCTGAGGCAATAAAGAAAATCAATGAAGCCGACGCAATAGTAATTGGGCCAGGAAGCCTTTTTACGAGTATATTGCCGAACTTACTCATGAAAGACCTTTTAGATGCCATAAGAAATTCAAAAGCGATAAAAATTTATGTTTGCAACATAATGACACAGCCAGGAGAAACGGGAGCATTTAAAGCATCAGACCATATAAAAGCATTTATAAACAATCTGGGCTTTCTGCCATTCGACATTGCCCTGTTAAACAACAAAAAGCCAGAAAGATTGGTCGAGTATTATGAACAAAAAGGTTCCGAAATAGTCATAAATGACACTGTTGAACTCGAAAAATTTAAAATCAAAGCTGTTTACGAAGATCTTTTATATGAAGAAAACCATATAAGGCACGACCACAAGAAATTAGCAAAGATTTTATTTGATAACATTTTCAAGAATACCAAAGGAAATTAATTTGAAAAACAAAACGCATATCAAAGCTAATTTAATACAAAAATTGTGATATCATAAAGATATATATCATTTCTAATAACTTGTTTAAGTATATGTATAATTTTATTTTTAATTTAGGTTTTAGTTTCACTAATGAATATTTGGACGGGTGGACAAAATGATGAAAGTGAAAAATGATGAAAGTGGAATAATCAGAGGTGAAATAGCTTCAATACCAATTGAAAACAAGAGGCTGTCAAGATATGAGCTAAAGGGAATAATGGTTTCCCACTCAAAAGTTATTGAAAAAAACGTTTTTATAAAATGTAAAGACTTAAAGGTAGCAAAAAGAATAATTATGTTAGCTCACTTTTTAGACATAAAAACACAATTGCACCAAAAACAAAGACTTAATAAAGAATTCGATGATACAAAAATATTACAAGAAAATCAGAAAACTACGATAGTTAGCCTGCAAAAACTTGTACTGCCAAGCCCGCCAGAGACTTTTCCCTCCCAGAAATCTATCCAAAGTTTTTTGAGAGGATTATTTCTTAACTCTGGGTACTTAAGTACAAAAAACGGTTACCATCTTGAAATTATCACAAACAATGAAATATTTGGATTCTTATCGACACTCTTAGAAGAAATAGGTTTTAATTTCAAGGTAAGGAAAACGAATAGCTACAGCCTCTTCCTAAAAAGTTTTAGAGAAATTGCCTCTTTTCTGGCATATATACAAGTGTATAATTTTTGTGCACGCCTGGAGGCAGAGGCAATAAAAAAGGAGGCAAACAGAGATATCACAAGGGAAGTAAATTACGAAACTGCCAACATAAAAAGACAGATAAAGGCATCTCTTGAAATACTAGAATCAATAGATATATTGGAATCATCTGAAAATTTTTATAAACTGCCATTTCGTTGGAGAAAGATGATTATCTTGAAAAAGAGCCAGCCTATGCTTTCTATGAGAGAGATCGGTGAATGCCTTGGGATGTCAAAAAATCAAGTTTCTTCAATTTTTAGACAGATAAGAAAGTTAGCAATTTAAACTAATTTTTTAGGAGGAAAAACATGAGAGTTGCAATTAATGGTTTTGGAAGAATTGGACGTTTGTTTGTTAGGCTTGCATTCTCACTACCAGACGTTGAAATAGTTGCAATTAATAGCTCAAGAAAGATTCCGCAATTAGCTCATCTTCTTCAATACGACTCTACTTATAGGACCTGGGACAAAGAAGTAAGCTTTGATGATGACAACTTGATAGTCGAAGGCAAAAAGATAAGAATCCTTGAAGAAAGAAAGGACACAACGAAACTTCCTTGGAAAGACTTAGCAATTGATTTGGTAATAGAATCAACAGGAGAACTCACAAAAAGAGAGTTGGCAGAAAATCACATAACAGCAGGCGCTAAAAAAGTGCTGATTACTGCTCCAGGCAAAGACGTAGACGCCTTTATAGTTATGGGAGTAAACGATCAAATACTGGATTTACAGAAGCACAATATAATTTCTGCTGCGTCGTGCACAACTAACTGTCTTGCACCCGCTGTAAAAGTTTTATTTGATAGATTTGGAATTGTATCAGGATTTATGACTACTGTTCACGCCTATACTATGGATCAAAGGCTCTTAGATGGC from Thermodesulfobium sp. 4217-1 carries:
- the rapZ gene encoding RNase adapter RapZ, producing MNVGPWLIILTGLSGAGKSQALHALEDLGFFCIDNLPPFLLPELTRFSFSPKFPISRMAVVIDIRGKTLFPDLQNILNKIKEQPINITTLFLEASDEVLIRRFSETRRRHPLSQEGGYLSAGIIKEREMLSPIREMSDIVIDTSYMRVNQLKERLRTYFTSEEEQIFNTTLLSFGFKYGIPMDADMIIDVRFLPNPFYEEHLKNLTGMDASVEDFILSKDVTKNFLKVLDPYLLFFLPKCMEEGKSNVTIAIGCTGGEHRSVTIVREIARKYRNLGFKIFEWHRDLKIGGNN
- a CDS encoding HD domain-containing protein, with product MELDFYYEKDKKERENFVVYHLRDRLLYGRKILFERTISGLIDPLQVENYLNRLYREVCSDILKICIIESKEEDFTEEDICIAAVGGFGRCEMAPYSDIDLVFLSQNEEGPFLDNVLKRGYRLLSDIFFGIALEVGYSFRTTEIRHIDHITRTSFLDSNIISGDNNTFQEFKRNFWNRLNLTEFIFAKLSEREIASYKFGDNPYLLSPNLKECKGGLRDYHTFKWIFQSRFALSHCSIAKDIENTSILDKNDINELESSYRFLRKIRILLHIVARKRQDYLSKNYQPRIAEFLGYENSVEFMKELIHCLQNISEISTRGIKKILQEGFQITSCFSIKGNYITYQYNAPIQIFKFDFLRAFEYKSLYDLELSIDLEEEIIKQRHRLKPNNETMNLFLKILKNGRNKASILRKMQSLGLFEILIPESKEIFFTLPKDPMHEFTIGEHTMVMIETLEMFERGDFGQEISEIFNSLSDPLALYLAALFHDIAKLKASENHDVEGAKIFSNWAKKTRLDKNIISNINFIIANHLQMVRISRLRDLHRQETIDEFTQLVSDSERLKNLYLISCADLYSLSKKKPSPISIYQLNELFKKSQASLLKPTSNENFGDLFKKNIRKNLLNKEEINLFIDNIPATYLMNLPQETIAFHLDLISKLKEATPQVYFEESLNKDFSKVTIAAHEIDGLLWKIAAVFYAHNLDIHTAELYRFTTNPPVIINEIWTTFKSRPVPEYLAQTIQKDLKDTLSLKKEIFELLKQKNKDIEFPVKLFNVNCLNNISPKSTVIEIVAEDRHGLLYRITQTLTSLGLYIQTAKISTWEGRAEDAFYITKENNLRLSEQECQEYIKKITHHI
- the whiA gene encoding DNA-binding protein WhiA codes for the protein MMKVKNDESGIIRGEIASIPIENKRLSRYELKGIMVSHSKVIEKNVFIKCKDLKVAKRIIMLAHFLDIKTQLHQKQRLNKEFDDTKILQENQKTTIVSLQKLVLPSPPETFPSQKSIQSFLRGLFLNSGYLSTKNGYHLEIITNNEIFGFLSTLLEEIGFNFKVRKTNSYSLFLKSFREIASFLAYIQVYNFCARLEAEAIKKEANRDITREVNYETANIKRQIKASLEILESIDILESSENFYKLPFRWRKMIILKKSQPMLSMREIGECLGMSKNQVSSIFRQIRKLAI
- a CDS encoding gluconeogenesis factor YvcK family protein, giving the protein MSFRPLKWLRWLTPGLKIKRWIFLGSFSLLLIVTSLILSLESIPITRTFVKSLSYFIHDISSKIPIQIIALLLFLIGFVALIYSIRGLVKQIVKPMQIGARRDVVDLLWLERQVKKRPHVVVVGGGTGQSTVLRGLKYYPINLTAIVTPFDDGGSSGFIRRELGFLPPGDIRNCLAALSLQEDLLGAVLQYRFKGIPGLEGHPVGNILLAAATEITGDFLKAINMVEKIISARGHVIPSTFFNTKLCAKLKNGSIVEGESNISKSIYPIENVFLDPEPPSAYPEAIKKINEADAIVIGPGSLFTSILPNLLMKDLLDAIRNSKAIKIYVCNIMTQPGETGAFKASDHIKAFINNLGFLPFDIALLNNKKPERLVEYYEQKGSEIVINDTVELEKFKIKAVYEDLLYEENHIRHDHKKLAKILFDNIFKNTKGN
- the gap gene encoding type I glyceraldehyde-3-phosphate dehydrogenase, with product MRVAINGFGRIGRLFVRLAFSLPDVEIVAINSSRKIPQLAHLLQYDSTYRTWDKEVSFDDDNLIVEGKKIRILEERKDTTKLPWKDLAIDLVIESTGELTKRELAENHITAGAKKVLITAPGKDVDAFIVMGVNDQILDLQKHNIISAASCTTNCLAPAVKVLFDRFGIVSGFMTTVHAYTMDQRLLDGTHKKDFRRARSAAINIVPTSTGAAKSIGKVIPELNGKMDGVALRVPVQTGSMVDLSVILEKQPSIDDIKSAYKEAQSGGPLKGILKYTEVPLVSSDYIGTFYSSIIDGLMLNKTGDIYKIFAWYDNEHGYASRVVDLAKKLIPAFK